A single region of the Bacillus cereus genome encodes:
- a CDS encoding transporter, which translates to MSLEALIIFSLLNAGQLAENTKVDIHKEQKDAYVYVQKEETK; encoded by the coding sequence ATGTCACTAGAAGCGCTCATTATTTTTTCTTTGCTAAATGCGGGTCAGCTTGCAGAGAACACGAAGGTTGATATACATAAAGAGCAGAAAGATGCTTATGTATATGTTCAAAAAGAGGAAACTAAATAA
- the megL gene encoding methionine gamma-lyase: MKKKHMETVLIHHGYESKDNKGSLTPPLFQTSTFTFETAQQGEASFAGVDPSYIYSRLGNPTVKLFEERMAVLEGGEEALAFGSGMAAISATLIGFLKAGDHIICSNGLYGCTYGFLEVLEEKFMITHSFCDMETEADIENKIRPNTKLIFVETPINPTMKLIDLKQVIRVAKRNGLLVIVDNTFCSPYLQRPLELGCDAVVHSATKYIGGHGDVVAGVTICKTKALAEKIRPMRKDIGGIMAPFDAWLLLRGLKTLAVRMDRHCDNAEKIVSFLKNHDAVEGVWYPEGELASRQMKRGGGVISFSIKGGKEETQAFINDLHFITIAVSLGDTETLIQHPATMTHAAIPAELRKEMGIFDNLIRLSVGLESWEDIVSDLEQALKKISTVNQ; encoded by the coding sequence ATGAAAAAGAAACATATGGAGACAGTATTAATTCATCACGGTTATGAATCAAAGGACAATAAAGGGAGTTTAACACCGCCTTTATTTCAAACTTCCACATTTACATTTGAAACTGCACAGCAAGGAGAGGCGAGTTTTGCGGGAGTGGATCCATCGTATATTTACTCAAGACTTGGAAATCCAACTGTGAAATTATTTGAAGAACGTATGGCGGTGTTAGAAGGAGGAGAAGAAGCGCTTGCTTTCGGATCAGGCATGGCGGCTATTTCAGCAACTTTAATTGGCTTTCTAAAAGCTGGAGATCATATTATTTGTTCAAATGGATTATATGGGTGTACTTACGGTTTTTTAGAAGTGTTAGAAGAGAAATTTATGATTACGCATTCGTTTTGTGATATGGAAACAGAGGCTGATATTGAAAATAAAATCCGCCCAAATACAAAGCTCATTTTCGTTGAAACACCAATTAATCCAACAATGAAATTAATTGATTTAAAACAGGTTATTCGGGTTGCGAAGCGAAATGGTTTACTTGTTATTGTTGATAATACGTTTTGTTCACCTTATTTACAAAGACCACTTGAACTTGGCTGTGACGCTGTTGTTCATAGTGCAACAAAATATATTGGTGGCCACGGTGATGTTGTAGCTGGTGTAACAATTTGTAAAACGAAAGCACTAGCTGAAAAAATCCGTCCGATGCGAAAAGATATCGGTGGTATTATGGCGCCGTTTGATGCGTGGTTATTATTACGCGGGTTAAAGACGTTAGCGGTAAGAATGGATCGCCATTGTGATAATGCAGAAAAAATTGTATCGTTCCTGAAAAATCATGATGCGGTAGAAGGTGTTTGGTATCCAGAAGGGGAGTTAGCATCCCGTCAAATGAAACGGGGCGGCGGTGTTATTTCTTTTTCAATAAAAGGCGGAAAAGAAGAGACGCAAGCGTTTATCAATGACCTTCACTTTATTACGATTGCGGTAAGTTTAGGTGATACAGAAACATTAATTCAGCATCCAGCAACGATGACGCACGCTGCGATTCCAGCTGAACTAAGAAAAGAAATGGGTATTTTTGATAATTTAATACGCTTATCTGTCGGTTTAGAATCATGGGAAGATATCGTTTCGGATTTAGAGCAAGCGTTAAAGAAAATATCTACTGTTAATCAATAA
- a CDS encoding DMT family transporter produces MAKKQMLLGSLLCLLAVTAWGFMFPVMANALQFIDPFFFTTIRYGSAAIIFLILLLITEGKNSLRLEKRTLSLFFYGTVGFAGYGFLIFYGQQLAGPSGAIHAAMIQSLMPLIALLLQWITKNKRPQNYTFLCMFVALLGVMLVISKGNIHLLFGAASHLSTNIFMLCGVTCWVIYTNGGARFQSWSPLRYTTLTCLFGSISLIIIVTFFTYTNVVNVPSLSTVMSVRFELFYMSIIAGVIAVFCWNTGNRYISSINGILFMNLVPVLALIGSIFRGYTVDKIEIAGASLTIIALLFNNLCQRKQDIKIPTSVR; encoded by the coding sequence TTGGCCAAAAAACAAATGCTACTCGGATCCCTTCTATGCTTACTTGCTGTAACAGCTTGGGGATTTATGTTTCCTGTAATGGCAAATGCCTTGCAATTTATCGACCCATTCTTCTTCACAACTATCCGATACGGATCAGCAGCTATCATTTTTCTTATTTTGCTATTAATCACTGAGGGGAAAAATTCTCTCCGCTTAGAAAAACGAACACTTTCGTTATTCTTTTATGGAACAGTCGGTTTCGCTGGGTATGGCTTTCTAATTTTTTATGGTCAACAGCTTGCCGGGCCTTCTGGAGCCATCCATGCCGCGATGATTCAGTCTCTTATGCCACTCATCGCTTTATTATTGCAGTGGATAACAAAAAACAAACGCCCACAAAATTACACATTTCTTTGTATGTTCGTTGCATTACTCGGTGTTATGCTCGTCATTTCAAAAGGAAATATTCATTTATTATTTGGAGCAGCAAGCCACTTATCAACAAATATATTTATGTTATGCGGCGTTACTTGCTGGGTAATTTACACGAACGGCGGTGCTCGTTTTCAATCTTGGTCACCACTCAGGTATACGACGTTAACTTGTTTATTCGGCTCAATTTCACTCATCATTATTGTCACTTTCTTTACTTACACAAACGTCGTTAATGTACCATCATTATCTACAGTTATGAGCGTTCGTTTTGAGCTCTTTTATATGTCGATTATCGCCGGCGTTATAGCTGTATTTTGCTGGAACACAGGAAATCGATATATTTCATCTATTAACGGCATATTATTTATGAATTTAGTTCCTGTACTTGCACTTATCGGCTCTATCTTTCGAGGTTACACAGTCGACAAAATTGAAATTGCCGGCGCCTCATTAACAATTATTGCGCTATTATTCAACAATTTATGCCAAAGAAAACAAGACATAAAAATCCCCACCTCAGTTCGTTAG
- a CDS encoding YjdJ family protein, which translates to MTINQMVQLGSSFMLFITSALASWYQGSNLIDYPDEWKYSAKFTNYFKGTVSNYQDIYQIDFFIYAAKFYPTAFIVMLISLLYMLVLILHILFTRTREVI; encoded by the coding sequence TTGACAATAAACCAAATGGTTCAACTCGGAAGTTCATTTATGCTATTTATTACTTCAGCACTCGCTAGTTGGTATCAGGGGAGTAATTTGATAGATTATCCTGATGAATGGAAATATAGCGCTAAGTTTACGAATTACTTTAAAGGCACCGTTTCAAATTACCAAGATATTTATCAAATCGATTTCTTTATATATGCGGCAAAATTTTATCCAACAGCATTTATTGTTATGCTTATTAGTTTACTTTATATGCTCGTATTAATTCTTCATATTCTATTTACAAGAACTCGTGAGGTAATCTAA
- a CDS encoding RNA polymerase sigma factor translates to MAQIGIEEELMLAYQSGDKQAGEKLYVLIKPALYTFLYRFNRDEQLSIDLVQDTFLTLERKKHMYELEKGKIKTYLFQIGYRLMINKLNRRKKWRTLLPFLVPIQEKEFSHEDRLTVREAILKVPEEQRAVLILSYYHDMQQKEIAEILNIPIGTVKSRLHNGIKKLKQLLEVDEIERKSL, encoded by the coding sequence ATGGCGCAGATTGGGATTGAGGAGGAGCTCATGCTTGCGTATCAAAGTGGAGATAAGCAGGCTGGGGAAAAACTATATGTTTTAATCAAACCAGCGCTATACACATTTTTATATCGATTTAACCGAGATGAACAATTAAGTATCGACCTCGTGCAAGATACGTTTTTGACATTAGAACGAAAGAAGCATATGTATGAACTTGAAAAAGGAAAAATAAAAACGTATTTATTTCAAATTGGTTATCGTCTTATGATTAATAAATTAAATAGAAGAAAAAAGTGGCGTACACTTTTGCCATTTTTAGTGCCGATTCAGGAAAAAGAATTTTCTCACGAAGATCGGCTCACAGTAAGAGAAGCAATTTTGAAAGTTCCTGAAGAACAGCGAGCGGTCCTCATTCTTTCTTATTATCATGATATGCAGCAAAAAGAGATTGCAGAGATATTAAACATTCCGATTGGAACAGTGAAATCGAGACTTCATAACGGGATAAAGAAATTAAAACAATTGCTGGAGGTGGATGAAATTGAGCGAAAATCCCTTTAA
- a CDS encoding maltose acetyltransferase domain-containing protein, with protein MKTEKEKMILGEMYIPADPVLVQDREQARILTRKLNDTPEVQLKERSEIVKELFGTTGDNIHLESSFRCDYGYNINVGENFYANFDCTILDVCPVTIGVNCMLAPGVHIYTATHPLDPVERISGSEYGKPVTIGDNVWIGGRAIINPGVTIGDNAVIASGAVVTKDVPDNVVVGGNPAKIIKKIK; from the coding sequence ATGAAAACAGAAAAAGAAAAGATGATACTAGGGGAAATGTACATACCAGCTGATCCAGTTTTAGTACAAGACAGGGAGCAAGCTCGTATATTAACGAGAAAATTAAATGATACGCCAGAAGTGCAATTAAAAGAGCGTAGCGAAATTGTAAAAGAACTATTTGGAACGACAGGAGATAACATTCATCTTGAATCTTCTTTTAGATGTGATTACGGCTATAACATTAATGTTGGCGAAAATTTTTACGCGAACTTTGATTGTACGATTTTAGACGTATGTCCCGTTACAATCGGAGTGAACTGTATGTTAGCTCCAGGTGTTCACATTTATACAGCAACGCACCCGCTCGATCCAGTAGAACGCATAAGCGGATCAGAATACGGAAAACCAGTTACAATCGGCGATAACGTATGGATTGGCGGAAGAGCAATTATTAATCCAGGTGTAACAATTGGAGATAATGCGGTTATCGCATCTGGCGCCGTTGTAACGAAAGATGTGCCTGATAATGTAGTAGTTGGCGGGAATCCTGCAAAGATTATTAAAAAAATAAAATAA
- the rpsD gene encoding 30S ribosomal protein S4: protein MARYTGPAWKLSRRLGISLSGTGKELEKRPYAPGPHGPNQRKKLSEYGLQLQEKQKLRHMYGMTERQFRRTFDQAGKMPGKHGENFMILLEARLDNLVYRMGLARTRRAARQLVNHGHIMVDGARVDIPSYRVKPNQTISVREKSNSLVVVKEAIEVNNFVPEYLTFDADKLEATYTRHAERSELAAEINEALIVEFYSR, encoded by the coding sequence ATGGCTCGTTATACAGGTCCAGCTTGGAAACTGTCTCGTCGTCTTGGAATCTCTCTAAGCGGCACAGGAAAAGAATTAGAAAAACGCCCTTACGCACCAGGTCCTCACGGTCCTAACCAACGTAAGAAACTTTCAGAATACGGTTTACAATTACAAGAGAAACAAAAACTTCGTCACATGTACGGCATGACTGAGCGTCAATTCCGTCGCACATTTGACCAAGCAGGTAAAATGCCTGGTAAGCACGGCGAAAACTTCATGATCCTTCTTGAAGCTCGTCTTGACAACTTAGTTTACCGTATGGGCTTAGCTCGCACTCGTCGCGCAGCTCGCCAATTAGTAAACCACGGTCACATCATGGTTGATGGAGCTCGCGTAGACATCCCATCTTACCGTGTAAAACCTAACCAAACAATCAGCGTTCGCGAAAAATCTAACAGCCTTGTTGTTGTTAAAGAAGCGATCGAAGTTAACAACTTCGTACCAGAATACTTAACTTTCGATGCTGATAAGTTAGAAGCTACTTACACTCGTCACGCTGAGCGTTCTGAGTTAGCAGCTGAAATCAACGAAGCATTAATCGTAGAGTTCTACTCTCGTTAA
- the refZ gene encoding forespore capture DNA-binding protein RefZ, producing MKQTKQKVIDAAISLFNTKGYDGTSVRDIAKRADVNVANISYYFAGKQGLLEQLITDFLEGYIHVIETSFEQREYLSAKDVMVQMVRGILRYQFDNRELTRFFYRELSLDTTLIREVMTVYFSRERYYIEQIIKQGQMKQEFKKVSFTMFMTQLKGMINMPFLYPQYISEVLHSFPSETFFLEMYTKEIEQWMEQTLYKANMYYEWPRAVHM from the coding sequence ATGAAGCAGACGAAACAAAAGGTAATTGATGCGGCAATATCGTTGTTTAATACGAAAGGTTATGACGGGACATCGGTGCGAGACATTGCAAAGCGAGCGGATGTGAATGTAGCGAATATTTCATATTATTTTGCTGGAAAGCAAGGGTTATTAGAACAGCTGATTACTGATTTTTTAGAAGGATATATTCATGTAATTGAAACGTCATTTGAACAGAGAGAATATTTATCGGCTAAAGATGTGATGGTGCAAATGGTGCGCGGGATTTTACGATATCAATTTGATAATAGAGAACTGACACGTTTTTTTTATAGAGAGCTTTCGCTTGATACGACATTAATTCGTGAAGTGATGACCGTTTATTTTTCTAGAGAAAGATATTATATAGAGCAAATCATTAAACAGGGACAAATGAAACAAGAGTTTAAAAAGGTATCTTTTACAATGTTTATGACGCAATTAAAAGGCATGATAAATATGCCGTTTTTATATCCGCAATATATATCAGAAGTGTTGCATTCTTTTCCGTCCGAGACATTTTTCCTAGAAATGTACACGAAAGAAATTGAGCAATGGATGGAACAAACATTATATAAAGCGAATATGTACTATGAATGGCCAAGAGCTGTTCATATGTGA
- the tyrS gene encoding tyrosine--tRNA ligase, which produces MGILQDLEFRGLINQQTDAEGLEQLLEKESVKLYCGFDPTADSLHIGHMLPVLMLRRFQLAGHQPIALVGGGTGMIGDPSGKKAERTLNTKDTVAYYTESIKNQLSNFLEFENVDNPATMANNYDWLGNLDVISFLRDIGKNFGLNYMLAKDTVASRLDTGISFTEFSYMILQSYDFLNLYQNHNCRLQIGGSDQWGNITAGLELIRKSEEDAKAFGLTIPLVTKSDGTKFGKTEGGAIWLDPEKTTPYEFYQFWINTDDRDVVKYLKYFTFLSHEEILELEKQVAEAPEKRAAQKALGSEMTKLVHGGEALEQAIKISAALFSGSVAELTASEIEQGFKDVPSVERTAEDTVLIDLLVESKISPSKRQAREDVTNGAIYVNGERTQALDYVVTENDRIEGKFTIIRRGKKKYFLIRY; this is translated from the coding sequence ATGGGTATTTTACAAGATCTTGAATTTCGCGGTCTAATTAATCAGCAAACAGATGCTGAGGGACTTGAGCAATTATTAGAAAAAGAAAGCGTTAAATTATACTGTGGTTTCGACCCGACAGCGGATAGCTTACACATCGGTCATATGTTACCAGTATTAATGTTACGTCGTTTCCAATTAGCTGGTCACCAACCAATCGCACTTGTTGGCGGTGGTACTGGTATGATCGGTGACCCAAGTGGTAAAAAAGCAGAGCGTACATTAAATACGAAAGATACAGTTGCTTACTACACAGAAAGCATTAAAAACCAACTTTCAAACTTCTTAGAGTTCGAAAACGTGGACAACCCAGCAACAATGGCTAACAACTATGATTGGCTTGGTAACTTAGATGTAATTTCATTCTTACGCGATATCGGTAAAAACTTCGGTTTAAACTATATGTTAGCAAAAGATACAGTAGCTTCTCGTTTAGATACTGGTATTTCATTCACTGAGTTTAGTTATATGATTTTACAATCATACGACTTCTTAAACTTATACCAAAACCATAATTGCCGCCTACAAATCGGTGGTAGTGACCAATGGGGTAACATTACAGCTGGTCTTGAATTAATCCGTAAATCAGAAGAAGATGCGAAAGCATTCGGTTTAACAATTCCACTTGTTACAAAATCTGACGGTACGAAGTTTGGTAAAACAGAAGGCGGCGCAATTTGGTTAGACCCAGAGAAAACAACTCCTTACGAGTTTTACCAATTCTGGATTAACACAGATGATCGCGACGTAGTTAAATACTTAAAATACTTCACATTCTTATCTCATGAAGAAATTCTTGAGCTTGAAAAGCAAGTAGCTGAAGCACCAGAAAAACGTGCAGCACAAAAAGCATTAGGTTCTGAAATGACAAAACTTGTTCACGGCGGAGAAGCATTAGAGCAAGCGATTAAAATTTCAGCTGCACTATTCAGCGGTTCTGTAGCAGAACTGACTGCAAGCGAAATCGAACAAGGCTTCAAAGACGTACCATCTGTAGAACGTACGGCAGAAGATACAGTATTAATCGACTTACTTGTAGAAAGTAAAATCTCTCCATCAAAACGTCAAGCACGTGAAGATGTGACGAACGGTGCAATCTACGTAAACGGTGAGCGTACACAAGCATTAGACTACGTTGTAACAGAAAACGACCGCATCGAAGGCAAATTCACAATCATTCGCCGCGGTAAAAAGAAATATTTCTTAATTCGTTACTAA
- a CDS encoding acetoin utilization AcuB family protein has product MIVEEIMNQNVVTLHPNDTIETAIRTIRTKGIRHIPIVDQNNHVVGIISDRDVRDASPSILDEQVSLDMLRQPLELIMKHPVMTCHPLDFVEEIATLFFENKIGCLPVTKAGKLVGIISESTVLHTLVKLTGAHQPSSQIEIQVKNEPGILGKVVAIFSDLQINIVSVLVYPAKDENDKVLVFRIQTMNPLKVIDALEAEGYRVLWPNIMGMQA; this is encoded by the coding sequence ATGATTGTAGAAGAAATTATGAATCAAAATGTAGTTACACTACATCCAAACGATACAATCGAAACAGCAATCCGAACGATACGCACGAAAGGCATTCGGCACATTCCAATTGTCGATCAAAATAATCATGTCGTAGGCATTATTTCTGATCGGGATGTAAGAGATGCAAGTCCGTCTATTTTAGATGAACAAGTTTCACTCGATATGCTACGGCAACCGCTTGAACTTATTATGAAACATCCTGTTATGACTTGCCATCCTCTCGATTTCGTTGAGGAAATCGCTACGTTATTTTTTGAAAATAAAATTGGCTGTCTTCCTGTTACAAAGGCTGGGAAGTTAGTTGGAATCATTTCTGAATCTACAGTCTTGCACACGTTAGTGAAATTAACAGGAGCACATCAACCAAGTTCACAAATTGAAATTCAAGTAAAAAATGAACCTGGTATTCTCGGAAAAGTCGTTGCTATCTTTAGTGATTTACAAATAAATATCGTGAGCGTTCTCGTCTACCCAGCAAAAGATGAGAATGATAAAGTACTCGTTTTCCGCATTCAAACGATGAATCCGCTAAAAGTGATTGATGCACTTGAAGCAGAAGGCTACCGCGTATTATGGCCGAACATTATGGGGATGCAAGCATGA
- the acsA gene encoding acetate--CoA ligase translates to MKIETLPVIKGKNNLPNYEEAYANFNWEEVNKNFTWNETGRVNMAYEAIDKHAKSDRKNKVALYYQDGSRKEKYTFKEMKDFSNKAGNVLKNYGDVEKGDRVFIFMPRSPELYFALLGAVKLGAIVGPLFEAFMEGAVRDRLEDSEAKVLITTPELLERIPLNDLPALKTVFLVGDNAEEGGKLVAFNPLFEQASKELHIEWLGREDGLILHYTSGSTGKPKGVLHAQNAMVQHYQTAKWVLDLKEDDVYWCTADPGWVTGTAYGIFAPWLVGASNVILGGRFSPEAWYEALQDYGVTVWYSAPTAFRMLMGAGQDAIKKYDLSQVRHVLSVGEPLNPEVIRWGMNAFGLRIHDTWWMTETGGQVICNYPCMEIRPGSMGKPIPGVKAAIVDNEGNEVPPYTMGNLAIGKGWPAMMRGIWNNQQKYESYFMPGDWYVSGDSAYMDEDGYFWFQGRIDDVIMTSGERVGPFEVESKLIEHAAVAEAGVIGIPDPVRGEIIKAFIALRAGYEPSEELKEEIRQFVKKGLAAHAAPRQIEFRDKLPKTRSGKIMRRVLKAWELNLPTGDLSTMED, encoded by the coding sequence ATGAAAATAGAAACGCTTCCTGTCATTAAAGGAAAAAATAATTTGCCGAATTATGAAGAGGCATATGCGAATTTTAACTGGGAAGAGGTTAATAAAAATTTTACTTGGAATGAAACAGGCCGAGTGAATATGGCGTATGAGGCAATTGATAAGCATGCGAAATCCGATCGAAAAAATAAAGTAGCCCTTTATTATCAAGATGGATCTCGTAAAGAGAAATATACATTTAAGGAAATGAAGGATTTTTCTAATAAAGCAGGAAATGTTCTGAAAAATTATGGCGATGTTGAAAAAGGCGATCGCGTTTTTATTTTTATGCCGCGTTCTCCAGAATTATATTTCGCACTTTTAGGTGCGGTAAAATTAGGGGCAATTGTTGGGCCACTATTTGAAGCGTTTATGGAAGGCGCAGTTCGCGATCGTTTAGAAGATAGCGAAGCAAAGGTGTTAATTACAACGCCTGAATTGTTAGAGCGCATACCATTAAATGATTTACCAGCTTTAAAAACAGTCTTTCTTGTTGGAGACAATGCAGAAGAGGGCGGTAAACTTGTAGCGTTCAACCCTTTATTTGAACAAGCTTCAAAAGAATTACATATCGAATGGTTAGGCCGTGAAGATGGTTTAATCCTTCATTACACATCTGGCTCTACTGGTAAGCCAAAAGGTGTTCTTCATGCACAAAACGCAATGGTTCAGCACTATCAAACGGCGAAATGGGTATTAGATTTAAAAGAAGATGATGTATATTGGTGTACAGCTGACCCAGGCTGGGTAACTGGAACGGCTTACGGTATTTTCGCACCGTGGTTAGTCGGAGCATCAAATGTTATTTTAGGTGGCCGCTTTAGTCCAGAAGCGTGGTATGAAGCACTGCAAGATTACGGTGTAACAGTTTGGTATAGCGCACCAACAGCGTTCCGTATGTTAATGGGAGCTGGACAAGACGCAATTAAAAAATATGATTTATCACAAGTTCGTCACGTATTAAGCGTCGGTGAACCATTAAATCCAGAAGTAATTCGCTGGGGTATGAACGCATTTGGACTTCGTATTCATGATACGTGGTGGATGACAGAAACAGGTGGACAAGTTATTTGTAACTACCCTTGTATGGAAATCCGTCCAGGTTCAATGGGTAAACCAATTCCAGGTGTGAAAGCAGCAATTGTTGATAATGAAGGAAATGAAGTACCTCCATACACAATGGGGAACTTAGCGATTGGTAAAGGTTGGCCAGCTATGATGCGTGGAATCTGGAATAACCAGCAAAAATATGAGTCTTACTTCATGCCAGGGGATTGGTACGTATCAGGTGACTCTGCATATATGGACGAAGACGGATACTTCTGGTTCCAAGGACGTATTGACGATGTAATTATGACGTCAGGTGAGCGCGTTGGTCCGTTTGAAGTAGAAAGCAAATTAATCGAGCACGCTGCTGTTGCAGAAGCTGGTGTAATTGGTATTCCAGACCCAGTTCGCGGTGAAATCATTAAAGCATTTATCGCGCTTCGCGCAGGATACGAGCCATCTGAAGAACTAAAAGAAGAGATTCGTCAATTTGTAAAGAAAGGCCTAGCAGCTCATGCAGCGCCAAGACAAATTGAATTTAGAGATAAATTACCGAAAACGAGAAGTGGTAAAATTATGCGCCGCGTATTAAAAGCGTGGGAGTTAAACTTACCAACAGGTGATTTGTCAACGATGGAAGATTAA
- the acuA gene encoding acetoin utilization protein acetyltransferase AcuA yields the protein MIHKKIYNARNLKTAKGTLIIEGPVSTHNLEMYEFHPDLVAFRPAEQQYKAIVEISKLPEARLIIARHDQTIVGYVTYLYPDPLERWSEGKMENLIELGAIEVVPAFRGCSVGKNLLEVSMMDDYMEDYIILTTEYYWHWDLKQTGLNVWEYRKVMEKMMNAGGLQWMATDDPEICSHPANCLMVRIGKRVDTDSIQAFDRLRFHNRFMY from the coding sequence TTGATTCATAAAAAAATATATAATGCTAGAAACTTAAAAACAGCGAAGGGCACTTTAATTATTGAAGGTCCTGTCTCTACACATAATCTTGAAATGTATGAATTCCATCCAGATTTAGTTGCATTTCGTCCTGCCGAACAGCAATATAAAGCAATTGTCGAAATTTCTAAATTACCAGAAGCTCGTCTCATTATTGCTAGACATGACCAAACGATTGTTGGATATGTTACATACTTGTATCCTGATCCGCTCGAACGATGGTCAGAAGGAAAAATGGAAAACTTAATTGAGCTCGGGGCAATTGAAGTCGTCCCAGCCTTCCGTGGATGCTCTGTCGGAAAGAACTTATTAGAAGTGTCTATGATGGACGATTATATGGAAGATTATATTATATTAACGACTGAATATTATTGGCACTGGGATTTAAAACAAACAGGCTTAAATGTTTGGGAATACCGAAAAGTAATGGAAAAGATGATGAATGCTGGTGGGTTACAATGGATGGCTACAGATGATCCTGAAATTTGTTCACACCCTGCTAACTGTTTAATGGTCCGGATTGGAAAACGTGTTGATACGGATTCCATTCAAGCATTTGATCGTCTACGTTTTCACAATCGCTTTATGTATTAA
- a CDS encoding GAF domain-containing protein — protein sequence MFTKESYAGSREEQYETVIKQLDALLTGEPNVVANLSNASALLNQFLDRVNWVGFYVTEGNQLVLGPFQGMPACVRIPFGRGVCGAAAETKTTQLVADVHQFPGHIACDSASNSEIVVPILKDGNVIGVLDIDSPEKNRFDEVDQHYLEKFVETLLKHI from the coding sequence ATGTTTACAAAAGAAAGTTATGCAGGATCTCGTGAAGAGCAATATGAGACAGTAATTAAACAACTGGATGCATTATTAACTGGCGAACCAAACGTAGTCGCAAACTTATCAAATGCGTCCGCACTATTAAACCAATTTTTAGATCGCGTTAATTGGGTTGGCTTTTATGTAACAGAAGGAAATCAGCTTGTTCTTGGACCATTCCAAGGAATGCCTGCTTGCGTGCGCATTCCATTTGGACGAGGCGTTTGCGGCGCAGCAGCTGAAACGAAAACAACGCAGCTTGTGGCGGACGTCCATCAATTCCCAGGACATATCGCTTGCGATAGTGCTTCTAATTCAGAAATCGTTGTACCGATTCTAAAAGACGGAAATGTCATCGGTGTACTTGATATTGATAGTCCTGAAAAAAATCGTTTTGACGAAGTAGATCAGCACTATTTAGAAAAGTTTGTGGAAACACTCCTAAAACATATTTAA
- a CDS encoding LysR family transcriptional regulator, whose product MMDLEAVRSFIEVKQTRSLSKASKLLHISQPALSKQIQRLEADLEITLLKRSAQGVELTKAGELFIERMLPILEQISEVKTEMKGYQEKQKISIGILPSLAAHYISKCKDLLADTYEIEWQIEHTKVLMELFKARKIEAMFIDSVIEGATYIKEIREEKIVCAVSNNHPYKEKTVIRMEELQNEKLIVYPEICDVRKMIMNVFQCMGTKPIIAVETSYAEPMIAMVGAGLGITLLPETAVQQAVMQGNVRAISVEPPLMRKIYFVSHLKECSLLHSFEAEE is encoded by the coding sequence ATGATGGATTTGGAGGCAGTACGATCGTTTATTGAAGTAAAGCAAACGCGAAGTTTATCAAAGGCGAGTAAACTTTTACATATTTCACAACCAGCGCTTAGTAAACAAATTCAAAGATTAGAAGCGGATTTAGAGATTACTCTACTCAAGCGTTCTGCTCAAGGAGTAGAATTAACAAAGGCTGGAGAATTATTTATAGAAAGAATGTTACCGATTTTGGAACAAATAAGTGAAGTGAAAACGGAAATGAAGGGATATCAAGAGAAGCAGAAAATTTCAATAGGTATATTGCCGAGTTTAGCGGCTCATTACATATCAAAGTGTAAAGACTTATTAGCGGATACATATGAAATAGAATGGCAAATTGAGCATACGAAAGTATTAATGGAATTATTTAAAGCGCGAAAAATTGAAGCAATGTTTATTGATTCAGTAATAGAAGGCGCTACGTATATAAAAGAAATACGGGAAGAAAAAATCGTTTGTGCCGTTTCAAATAATCATCCGTATAAAGAGAAAACGGTAATCCGAATGGAAGAGTTGCAAAATGAAAAGTTAATCGTATACCCAGAAATATGCGATGTAAGGAAAATGATTATGAATGTGTTTCAATGTATGGGTACGAAACCGATAATCGCAGTTGAAACATCTTATGCAGAACCGATGATTGCGATGGTAGGAGCTGGACTGGGTATAACGTTGCTTCCGGAAACAGCTGTACAGCAAGCGGTAATGCAAGGTAACGTGCGTGCGATTTCTGTAGAACCGCCACTAATGCGAAAGATCTATTTCGTATCTCATCTGAAAGAGTGCTCTTTATTGCATTCATTTGAGGCTGAAGAATAA